A genomic segment from Triplophysa dalaica isolate WHDGS20190420 chromosome 22, ASM1584641v1, whole genome shotgun sequence encodes:
- the apba1b gene encoding amyloid-beta A4 precursor protein-binding family A member 1 isoform X1: MSHKEEPDEVGLRGPPPHRSKQPNGTPLEGGRPRWRPCQLHNPDAEIQGHRHHQHHHANQPGTSRAPPHHRRRRVPGQAQRRRTETGDTDPKAGQLPRHHRSGERLHQHRTRQQHREEQQQAVSTPTTDQTLETSPEDSSQELLTPSPQAEPITDKPDGDQADSVEAQTAHSDVEEPSKELSEEKEQREKSMFGKKNEEEEDYPKETPEQSEQVYGPSKIPALKTTFRSESKRTSPLRVDVPPFTTSPHQMINKPLFQSQQSFPESLRSYNAEPKSNPAYFTTGYTQTNKDTECNNSYHDADHQDELSDSSHEACSDSYPQLSPESHLETSYQTESCQHDLPDPSPASEEGQIFERNQSTSMDECDEQCNLEEDVSQPCSVGSRLHHYDEQSGDEAERSRRVRKSSVSLSLKVQEQTETVKPDKPSTPTQHQPPESFRPSGDAVSLAIKDIREAIEEVKIKAVRSPYTPDKPTEPVWVMRRDVSPVDDFQIQPQFQSYPPSPSHHSQSSPQNTSPIQDVVLPAGAESSGVPYQEDQDIDVSPSVPSEETRRSLASFPTYVDVPGPCDPEDLIDGIIFAANYLGSTQLLSERTPTKSARMQQAQEAMTRVRQATESGTASSTEVDLFISTQRIKVLSAYTQDAMMDHPLRTISYIADIGNMVVLMARKKMIRSQSAQENLDAADTHHTNPAQDDQRQYKMICHVFESEDAQLIAQSIGQAFSVAYQEFLRANGIDPEDLSQREYSDLLNTQDMYNDDLIHFSKSENCKDVYIEKQKGEILGVVIVESGWGSILPTVIIASLMHAGPAAKSGRLNIGDQIMTVNGTSLVGLPLSTCQSIIKGLKAQSRIKLNIVRCPPVTMVLIRRPDLRYQLGFSVQNGIICSLMRGGIAERGGVRVGHRIIEINGQSVVATPHEKIVHILSNAVGEIHMKTMPAAMYRLLTAQEQPVYI; the protein is encoded by the exons ATGAGCCATAAGGAGGAGCCAGATGAGGTGGGTCTGAGGGGTCCTCCTCCTCACCGCAGCAAGCAGCCAAATGGGACTCCTCTCGAGGGAGGTCGACCAAGATGGAGACCATGCCAGCTGCACAATCCGGATGCAGAAATCCAAGGCCACCGTCATCACCAGCATCACCATGCCAACCAGCCTGGAACTAGCCGAGCTCCACCGCATCACCGTAGGCGGCGTGTTCCCGGTCAAGCACAACGCAGGCGGACTGAGACCGGAGATACAGATCCAAAAGCTGGCCAACTGCCCAGACACCATCGAAGTGGAGAAAGACTCCATCAGCACAGAACTAGACAGCAGCACAGAGAAGAACAACAACAGGCAGTCAGCACTCCTACAACAGATCAAACTTTAGAAACGTCTCCAGAGGATTCCTCTCAAGAACTGCTGACTCCATCTCCTCAGGCTGAACCGATCACAGATAAGCCCGATGGAGACCAGGCTGATTCCGTTGAAGCACAAACGGCTCATTCAGATGTAGAAGAGCCCTCAAAGGAACTGTCGGAGGAGAAAGAGCAACGGGAAAAATCAATGTTTGGCAAAAAGAATGAAGAAGAAGAGGATTACCCCAAAGAAACACCTGAACAGAGTGAACAGGTTTACGGTCCCTCAAAGATTCCAGCTTTAAAAACTACCTTTCGTTCTGAAAGTAAAAGAACCAGCCCTCTCAGAGTAGATGTTCCACCCTTCACCACATCTCCTCATCAAATGATAAACAAACCTCTTTTTCAGTCTCAACAATCCTTTCCAGAGTCACTTCGCTCTTACAATGCCGAGCCCAAGTCCAACCCCGCTTACTTTACCACTGGTTACACTCAGACAAACAAGGACACAGAATGTAATAATAGTTATCATGATGCAGACCACCAAGATGAACTCTCGGACTCTAGTCATGAGGCCTGCTCTGATTCATACCCACAACTAAGTCCTGAATCACATCTGGAGACTTCATATCAGACAGAATCATGCCAACACGACCTACCAGATCCCAGTCCAGCATCGGAGGAAGGTCAAATCTTTGAGAGGAACCAAAGCACGTCCATGGATGAATGCGACGAGCAGTGCAACCTTGAGGAAGACGTCAGTCAGCCTTGTTCGGTGGGCTCTAGGCTTCACCATTACGATGAACAGTCGGGAGATGAAGCTGAACGCTCGCGGAGAGTCAGGAAGAGTTCAGTCAGTCTTTCACTGAAAGTTCAGGAGCAAACTGAAACGGTAAAACCCGACAAACCTTCCACTCCAACCCAGCATCAACCACCGGAGTCTTTCAGACCTTCAGGAGATGCTGTGTCTTTGGCCATCAAGGATATTAGGGAAGCGATTGAGGAGGTAAAAATCAAGGCGGTGCGTTCGCCATACACGCCCGACAAGCCCACAGAGCCAGTGTGGGTGATGAGACGGGACGTGAGCCCCGTTGATGACTTTCAGATTCAACCTCAGTTTCAGTCATATCCACCGTCACCATCTCATCACTCGCAGTCTTCTCCGCAGAACACG tCTCCGATTCAAGATGTAGTACTGCCTGCGGGAGCAGAATCCTCTGGAGTTCCATATCAGGAGGACCAGGATATAGACGTGAGTCCCAGTGTGCCAAGTGAAGAg ACGAGGAGAAGTTTGGCCTCTTTCCCTACATATGTTGATG TTCCTGGCCCATGTGACCCTGAGGATTTGATTGACGGCATAATTTTTGCTGCAAACTACCTGGGTTCCACCCAGCTTCTGTCAGAACGAACGCCCACAAAGAGCGCACGCATGCAGCAAGCCCAGGAGGCCATGACTCGCGTCCGG CAAGCTACAGAGAGCGGGACGGCATCCAGCACAGAGGTGGATCTTTTTATATCCACGCAGAGGATCAAAGTGCTCAGCGCTTACACACAG GACGCCATGATGGACCATCCGCTGAGGACCATCTCATACATAGCCGACATCGGCAACATGGTTGTGCTGATGGCTCGAAAGAAGATGATTCGCTCTCAGAGCGCTCAGGAAAACCTGGACGCCGCCGACACCCATCACACCAACCCGGCGCAAGACGACCAGAGGCAGTACAAGATGATCTGCCACGTTTTTGAATCAGAAGAC GCTCAGCTGATCGCTCAGTCCATTGGTCAGGCCTTCAGCGTCGCTTATCAGGAGTTCCTGAGAGCCAACGGCATTGACCCAGAGGACCTGAGCCAGAGAGAGTACAGCGATCTGCTCAACACTCAGGACATGTACAACGATGACCTCATTCACTTCTCCAAATCGGAAAACTGCAAAGAC GTGTACATAGAGAAACAGAAAGGCGAGATTCTGGGTGTGGTTATCGTGGAGTCCGGCTGGGGCTCTATTCTTCCCACGGTTATCATTGCCAGCCTGATGCACGCTGGACCTGCTGCCAAGTCTGGAAGACTCAACATCGGAGATCAGATCATGACTGTTAACGGCACCAGTCTGGTCGGACTCCCGCTCTCCACGTGTCAGAGTATCattaaa GGTCTAAAAGCTCAATCCAGAATTAAATTGAACATCGTCAGGTGTCCCCCCGTAACCATGGTTCTGATACGTAGACCAGATCTGCGCTATCAACTGGGCTTCAGTGTGCAGAATGGCATT aTTTGTAGTCTCATGCGAGGGGGGATCGCAGAGAGGGGTGGGGTCCGGGTAGGGCATCGCATCATCGAGATTAACGGTCAGAGCGTAGTGGCAACACCCCATGAGAAAATTGTTCATATTCTGTCAAATGCTGTGGGAGAG ATCCATATGAAGACAATGCCTGCAGCTATGTATCGACTGCTCACTGCCCAGGAACAACCCGTCTACATCTAA
- the apba1b gene encoding amyloid-beta A4 precursor protein-binding family A member 1 isoform X2, producing the protein MSHKEEPDEVGLRGPPPHRSKQPNGTPLEGGRPRWRPCQLHNPDAEIQGHRHHQHHHANQPGTSRAPPHHRRRRVPGQAQRRRTETGDTDPKAGQLPRHHRSGERLHQHRTRQQHREEQQQAVSTPTTDQTLETSPEDSSQELLTPSPQAEPITDKPDGDQADSVEAQTAHSDVEEPSKELSEEKEQREKSMFGKKNEEEEDYPKETPEQSEQVYGPSKIPALKTTFRSESKRTSPLRVDVPPFTTSPHQMINKPLFQSQQSFPESLRSYNAEPKSNPAYFTTGYTQTNKDTECNNSYHDADHQDELSDSSHEACSDSYPQLSPESHLETSYQTESCQHDLPDPSPASEEGQIFERNQSTSMDECDEQCNLEEDVSQPCSVGSRLHHYDEQSGDEAERSRRVRKSSVSLSLKVQEQTETVKPDKPSTPTQHQPPESFRPSGDAVSLAIKDIREAIEEVKIKAVRSPYTPDKPTEPVWVMRRDVSPVDDFQIQPQFQSYPPSPSHHSQSSPQNTSPIQDVVLPAGAESSGVPYQEDQDIDTRRSLASFPTYVDVPGPCDPEDLIDGIIFAANYLGSTQLLSERTPTKSARMQQAQEAMTRVRQATESGTASSTEVDLFISTQRIKVLSAYTQDAMMDHPLRTISYIADIGNMVVLMARKKMIRSQSAQENLDAADTHHTNPAQDDQRQYKMICHVFESEDAQLIAQSIGQAFSVAYQEFLRANGIDPEDLSQREYSDLLNTQDMYNDDLIHFSKSENCKDVYIEKQKGEILGVVIVESGWGSILPTVIIASLMHAGPAAKSGRLNIGDQIMTVNGTSLVGLPLSTCQSIIKGLKAQSRIKLNIVRCPPVTMVLIRRPDLRYQLGFSVQNGIICSLMRGGIAERGGVRVGHRIIEINGQSVVATPHEKIVHILSNAVGEIHMKTMPAAMYRLLTAQEQPVYI; encoded by the exons ATGAGCCATAAGGAGGAGCCAGATGAGGTGGGTCTGAGGGGTCCTCCTCCTCACCGCAGCAAGCAGCCAAATGGGACTCCTCTCGAGGGAGGTCGACCAAGATGGAGACCATGCCAGCTGCACAATCCGGATGCAGAAATCCAAGGCCACCGTCATCACCAGCATCACCATGCCAACCAGCCTGGAACTAGCCGAGCTCCACCGCATCACCGTAGGCGGCGTGTTCCCGGTCAAGCACAACGCAGGCGGACTGAGACCGGAGATACAGATCCAAAAGCTGGCCAACTGCCCAGACACCATCGAAGTGGAGAAAGACTCCATCAGCACAGAACTAGACAGCAGCACAGAGAAGAACAACAACAGGCAGTCAGCACTCCTACAACAGATCAAACTTTAGAAACGTCTCCAGAGGATTCCTCTCAAGAACTGCTGACTCCATCTCCTCAGGCTGAACCGATCACAGATAAGCCCGATGGAGACCAGGCTGATTCCGTTGAAGCACAAACGGCTCATTCAGATGTAGAAGAGCCCTCAAAGGAACTGTCGGAGGAGAAAGAGCAACGGGAAAAATCAATGTTTGGCAAAAAGAATGAAGAAGAAGAGGATTACCCCAAAGAAACACCTGAACAGAGTGAACAGGTTTACGGTCCCTCAAAGATTCCAGCTTTAAAAACTACCTTTCGTTCTGAAAGTAAAAGAACCAGCCCTCTCAGAGTAGATGTTCCACCCTTCACCACATCTCCTCATCAAATGATAAACAAACCTCTTTTTCAGTCTCAACAATCCTTTCCAGAGTCACTTCGCTCTTACAATGCCGAGCCCAAGTCCAACCCCGCTTACTTTACCACTGGTTACACTCAGACAAACAAGGACACAGAATGTAATAATAGTTATCATGATGCAGACCACCAAGATGAACTCTCGGACTCTAGTCATGAGGCCTGCTCTGATTCATACCCACAACTAAGTCCTGAATCACATCTGGAGACTTCATATCAGACAGAATCATGCCAACACGACCTACCAGATCCCAGTCCAGCATCGGAGGAAGGTCAAATCTTTGAGAGGAACCAAAGCACGTCCATGGATGAATGCGACGAGCAGTGCAACCTTGAGGAAGACGTCAGTCAGCCTTGTTCGGTGGGCTCTAGGCTTCACCATTACGATGAACAGTCGGGAGATGAAGCTGAACGCTCGCGGAGAGTCAGGAAGAGTTCAGTCAGTCTTTCACTGAAAGTTCAGGAGCAAACTGAAACGGTAAAACCCGACAAACCTTCCACTCCAACCCAGCATCAACCACCGGAGTCTTTCAGACCTTCAGGAGATGCTGTGTCTTTGGCCATCAAGGATATTAGGGAAGCGATTGAGGAGGTAAAAATCAAGGCGGTGCGTTCGCCATACACGCCCGACAAGCCCACAGAGCCAGTGTGGGTGATGAGACGGGACGTGAGCCCCGTTGATGACTTTCAGATTCAACCTCAGTTTCAGTCATATCCACCGTCACCATCTCATCACTCGCAGTCTTCTCCGCAGAACACG tCTCCGATTCAAGATGTAGTACTGCCTGCGGGAGCAGAATCCTCTGGAGTTCCATATCAGGAGGACCAGGATATAGAC ACGAGGAGAAGTTTGGCCTCTTTCCCTACATATGTTGATG TTCCTGGCCCATGTGACCCTGAGGATTTGATTGACGGCATAATTTTTGCTGCAAACTACCTGGGTTCCACCCAGCTTCTGTCAGAACGAACGCCCACAAAGAGCGCACGCATGCAGCAAGCCCAGGAGGCCATGACTCGCGTCCGG CAAGCTACAGAGAGCGGGACGGCATCCAGCACAGAGGTGGATCTTTTTATATCCACGCAGAGGATCAAAGTGCTCAGCGCTTACACACAG GACGCCATGATGGACCATCCGCTGAGGACCATCTCATACATAGCCGACATCGGCAACATGGTTGTGCTGATGGCTCGAAAGAAGATGATTCGCTCTCAGAGCGCTCAGGAAAACCTGGACGCCGCCGACACCCATCACACCAACCCGGCGCAAGACGACCAGAGGCAGTACAAGATGATCTGCCACGTTTTTGAATCAGAAGAC GCTCAGCTGATCGCTCAGTCCATTGGTCAGGCCTTCAGCGTCGCTTATCAGGAGTTCCTGAGAGCCAACGGCATTGACCCAGAGGACCTGAGCCAGAGAGAGTACAGCGATCTGCTCAACACTCAGGACATGTACAACGATGACCTCATTCACTTCTCCAAATCGGAAAACTGCAAAGAC GTGTACATAGAGAAACAGAAAGGCGAGATTCTGGGTGTGGTTATCGTGGAGTCCGGCTGGGGCTCTATTCTTCCCACGGTTATCATTGCCAGCCTGATGCACGCTGGACCTGCTGCCAAGTCTGGAAGACTCAACATCGGAGATCAGATCATGACTGTTAACGGCACCAGTCTGGTCGGACTCCCGCTCTCCACGTGTCAGAGTATCattaaa GGTCTAAAAGCTCAATCCAGAATTAAATTGAACATCGTCAGGTGTCCCCCCGTAACCATGGTTCTGATACGTAGACCAGATCTGCGCTATCAACTGGGCTTCAGTGTGCAGAATGGCATT aTTTGTAGTCTCATGCGAGGGGGGATCGCAGAGAGGGGTGGGGTCCGGGTAGGGCATCGCATCATCGAGATTAACGGTCAGAGCGTAGTGGCAACACCCCATGAGAAAATTGTTCATATTCTGTCAAATGCTGTGGGAGAG ATCCATATGAAGACAATGCCTGCAGCTATGTATCGACTGCTCACTGCCCAGGAACAACCCGTCTACATCTAA